One segment of Apus apus isolate bApuApu2 chromosome 1, bApuApu2.pri.cur, whole genome shotgun sequence DNA contains the following:
- the UXS1 gene encoding UDP-glucuronic acid decarboxylase 1 isoform X2 yields the protein MRSLQENGDQKVESKIEEAVAPLREKIKDLEKSFTQKYPPVKFLSEKDRKRILITGGAGFVGSHLTDKLMMDGHEVTVVDNFFTGRKRNVEHWIGHENFELINHDVVEPLYIEVDQIYHLASPASPPNYMYNPIKTLKTNTIGTLNMLGLAKRVGARLLLASTSEVYGDPEVHPQNEDYWGHVNPIGPRACYDEGKRVAETMCYAYMKQEGVEVRVARIFNTFGPRMHMNDGRVVSNFILQALQGEPLTVYGPGTQTRAFQYVSDLVNGLVALMNSNVSSPVNLGNPEEHTILEFAQLIKKLVGSGSEIQFLSEAQDDPQKRKPDIRKAKLLLGWEPVVPLEEGLNKAIHYFRKELEYQANNQYIPKPKPARMKKGRTRHN from the exons gCTGTTGCACCTCTAAGGGAGAAAATCAAAGATCTAGAGAAAAG TTTCACCCAGAAATACCCACCAGTGAAATTTTTATCAGAAAAGGATCGTAAAAGAATCCTG ATAACTGGAGGAGCAGGGTTTGTGGGTTCTCATCTTACTGACAAACTAATGATGGATGGCCATGAGGTTACAGTTGTGGACAACTTCTTTACgggcaggaaaagaaatgtggaaCACTGGATTGGTCATGAGAACTTCGAACTGATAAATCACGATGTCGTTGAGCCCCTGTACATTGAAG TGGACCAGATCTATCATTTAGcatctcctgcttctcctccaaATTACATGTATAATCCTATAAAAACCTTAAAGACCAACACTATTGGGACACTGAACATGTTGG GATTAGCCAAACGTGTTGGAGCACGGCTACTGCTGGCCTCTACATCAGAGGTTTATGGAG ATCCTGAAGTTCACCCTCAAAATGAAGATTACTGGGGCCATGTGAATCCAATAGGTCCAAGAGCCTGCTATGATGAAGGAAAGCGGGTTGCAGAGACCATGTGCTATGCGTACATGAAGCAG GAAGGAGTTGAAGTGAGGGTTGCCAGAATATTCAATACCTTTGGTCCTCGAATGCATATGAATGATGGTAGAGTTGTCAGTAATTTTATCCTGCAAGCTCTCCAGGGAGAACCATTAACA GTCTATGGACCTGGAACACAGACGAGAGCTTTCCAGTATGTCAG TGATCTTGTGAATGGCTTGGTGGCATTGATGAACAGCAATGTCAGCAGTCCTGTCAACTTG GGAAACCCAGAAGAGCACACTATCCTAGAATTTGCCCAGCTAATTAAAAAGCTTGTTG GCAGTGGGAGTGAAATCCAGTTTCTCTCGGAAGCACAGGATGACCCTCAGAAACGAAAACCTGACATCAGAAAAGCCAAGTTATTGCTTGGCTGGGAACCTGTG GTCCCATTGGAAGAAGGTTTGAATAAAGCAATTCATTACTTCCGTAAAGAACTTGAGTATCAGGCGAACAATCAGTATATTCCTAAACCTAAACCTGCAAggatgaaaaaaggaagaacaagacATAACTGA